The Anaerolineae bacterium genomic interval CCTGCTGCACCTGCGGGACGAAGTGCCCCACAGCATCGCCGTGCGCATTGACGAGTACAAAGAACGCGGCGAGCACGGCGCGTACATCGCCGCCACGCTCTTCGTCGAGCGCGATTCGCAGAAGGGCATCGTCATCGGCAAAGGGGGCAGCATGTTGAAACAAATCGGTACCACTGCCCGCCAGGCCATTGAGGCCATGAGCGGCCGCAAGGTCTTCCTCGACCTGCGGGTCAAGGTGAGTAAAAACTGGCGCAACAACGCGAGCACCCTGCGGCGATTCGGCTATCGCCTTCCCCCGGAGCGTCCGTGATGCCCTTCCCCCTTGGCCGCTCCTGGCCGCGGGGCTGGTCATGCGCCACCGGCCCGCCACCACCCAGAGCGGTCGGTGCCTCGGCACCTCACCGAACCCGGCGTCATCCTCGCCGTGCTTGCACGGCTGGGCATATGGGGAAGCAAGGTTTTTCTCCTAGCCCTGCTTTTTCCCTTGTGGGCCACATTTTCTTGTGCCTCCAGAGAACGGTTCACGGCAAGATGGGAGTCTTTCTCCCAGCCGTCTGGCCTATGGCTGGTGCTTTCCAGGTTCAGGGCAGACCCCTCCAGCGTGGGGCCGTGGTTCGTGCTGCACATCGCGATGTGGAGCAGCACACGCTTTTAGCGCAACCCAGCGACCGCCCTGCACCTCTGCGAGCAGAAAGCGCGGCGCACTGCCGTGGGCCTGTACGCCCTCCATGCTCTGGGTCACCATCCGCACCTGGCAGCAGGGATGGCGCGCTGCGCATCAGCCTGGGCGCCGCCCCATATTCACCTCAGACGCCCTGCTGATGGGGCCTTCTGCCGTACACGGTCTCGCAGGTAGTGAACCGTCCGTCTCTTGGTATAATTTTCCCATCATTCTCACACCGCTCCACGGCCAGAGGAGCGGAACATCCCCAGACAAGGAGGAGGATCATGCCCCGGTTAGAAATCATCGAAGGCATCGGCCCGGTGTACGCCGCCAAATTACGCGAAGCCGGGATCGCCACCACTGAAGCGCTTTGGAAGAAAGGCGCCAGCCGTCAAGGGCGCAAGGAACTCGCCGCCAGGACCGGCCTCAGCGAAGGCCAGATCCTGGAATGGGTGAACCATGCCGACCTGTTCCGCATCAAAGGCATCGGCCCTGAATACGCCGACTTGCTGGAAGCCGCCGGGGTGGACACGGTGCCCGAACTGGCTCAGCGCAACCCTGACAACCTGTACCAAAAACTCATCGAGGTCAACGCCACCAAAAAACTGGTGCGCCGCTTGCCCACCCTGGACATGGTCAAGGATTGGGTTGCCCAGGCCAAGGCCCTGCCCCGCGTCATCGAATACTGAACCCCCGCTTCCCAAAGGCAAAAAAGCGATGGAGGAAACCTCCATCGCTTTTTTTGCCCCAGAGGCGGTTCACGGTGCCACCTCTCCACGCAACGCCTGTTGCAGCCACTCACGGTAGGCGTCATTCCAAAGCAACACAAACGCTTTGCTGGGAGGGGCTTCCTTCTCCTTGGGAATGGCCCAGATGTACACCTCGCCTTTCGTCTGGGTGAGCAAATCCACGGGCACAGCGTAGAATACCGGTTGGTGGTTCTGGGAAGCCATCACTCCCAACAAACAGGTGGCCCGGGCCAGATCCTCCGCGGTCAAATTGGAAAGTTGCATCCGCTTGAAGGATTCCAAGATTTGCGGCAGTTGTTCCAAAGTTTCGCTCTGCAACAGGCTCTTCAGCACGCCTTTGAGCAACCAGGACTGGCGCTGAATGCGCACAAAGTCGTTGCTATCCATGCGGATGCGAGCAAGTTTGAGCGCATCCCGACCGTTCAGCCAATGCTGCCCGGCGCTGAAGTTGGCGTGGGTGTTCTTGTCCTGCAGAGGGTAGGGGAAATACACCGGAACGCCGCCGATGGCGTCAATAAAACGGGCAAACCCCTCCGCCCCCACCACCAGATAGCGATCCACATGGATGCCGAAATTCTCCTCGATGGTGGCCGCCAACTGCAAGGCCCCCGATTCCGGCGGCGCATCCCACACAAAGTTCCTCGTACCCAAGAAGTAGGCTGAGTTGAGTTTCACCGGGCTGTGATAAGGAGCACTTTGGGGGAGATCCACACGCAAATCTCGCGGCAGGGGGACCACCCGCACGGCAGGATCCACGAAGTCCAGGTAAACCAACCGAACGGCA includes:
- a CDS encoding DUF4332 domain-containing protein; protein product: MPRLEIIEGIGPVYAAKLREAGIATTEALWKKGASRQGRKELAARTGLSEGQILEWVNHADLFRIKGIGPEYADLLEAAGVDTVPELAQRNPDNLYQKLIEVNATKKLVRRLPTLDMVKDWVAQAKALPRVIEY